From a single Pirellulaceae bacterium genomic region:
- a CDS encoding 2-isopropylmalate synthase, which produces MSINSQQTNTSGSAPSLRHIRIFDTTLRDGEQSPGASMNLSEKLEVASALAELGVDIIEAGFPIASPGDFEAVREIANLIRSTTVCGLARCNTADIERAWEALKGATSPRIHVFLATSAIHREFKLKMTQQEIINRARQGVELAARYCDDIEFSPEDAARTEHDFLCQVVEAAIDAGATTINIPDTVGYTTPGEMYQRIELLINRVPNIDKAVLSTHCHDDLGLALANSLAAVQAGCGQVECTINGIGERAGNCSLEEIVMALRTRSDLFGCETGIRTQRLVPTSRLLSKITGLQVQRNKAIVGRNAFAHESGIHQDGMLKERSTYEIMLPEDVGFTKTDLVLGKHSGRAALADRARSLGFNISAEQLQKVFERFKELADKKKDVYDGDIVALIQQEITGAGADQDAWKLVSYDVYNSSSRPPKVRLTLSRGGQESTTEVEQGDGPIDAAFWAVEKLTGVKVVCKEFRLQSATLGRDAQGEVLVEIEHEDQSYKGTGVSTDSVEATITAMLAAINRILACKQK; this is translated from the coding sequence ATGAGCATCAACAGCCAGCAAACCAACACCTCAGGCAGTGCCCCAAGTCTGCGACACATTCGGATTTTCGACACCACCCTGCGCGACGGCGAACAATCGCCGGGTGCCAGCATGAACCTGTCCGAGAAGCTGGAGGTCGCCTCGGCCCTGGCCGAATTGGGGGTAGATATTATCGAGGCCGGATTCCCCATCGCGTCGCCTGGTGATTTTGAAGCCGTTCGCGAAATTGCCAATCTGATTCGCAGCACCACGGTCTGCGGTTTAGCTCGCTGCAATACTGCCGACATCGAACGCGCGTGGGAGGCGCTGAAAGGTGCCACCAGCCCGCGAATTCACGTATTCTTGGCGACCAGTGCCATTCATCGCGAGTTCAAGCTCAAGATGACTCAGCAGGAAATCATCAACCGGGCTCGGCAAGGCGTTGAATTGGCAGCGCGGTATTGCGATGACATTGAATTTTCGCCAGAAGATGCAGCGCGCACCGAACACGATTTCCTGTGCCAAGTGGTCGAAGCAGCCATCGACGCGGGCGCGACAACGATCAACATCCCCGACACAGTGGGTTACACCACCCCAGGAGAAATGTACCAGCGTATTGAACTGCTGATCAACCGCGTGCCCAATATCGACAAAGCTGTCTTAAGCACGCATTGCCATGATGATTTAGGTCTGGCACTGGCCAATTCGCTGGCCGCTGTCCAGGCCGGTTGCGGTCAGGTTGAATGTACGATCAATGGCATCGGCGAACGGGCGGGCAATTGCTCGCTGGAAGAAATCGTTATGGCTCTGCGGACTCGCAGCGATTTATTCGGCTGCGAAACCGGTATTCGCACCCAACGCTTGGTTCCTACCAGCCGTCTGTTAAGCAAGATCACGGGACTGCAGGTTCAACGCAACAAGGCCATCGTGGGTCGCAATGCATTCGCCCATGAATCGGGCATCCATCAAGACGGCATGTTGAAGGAGCGCAGCACCTACGAAATCATGTTGCCCGAAGACGTCGGATTCACCAAGACCGACCTGGTGCTGGGTAAGCACAGTGGACGAGCCGCCTTGGCCGATCGGGCGCGCAGCCTGGGATTTAACATCTCAGCCGAACAACTGCAAAAGGTGTTTGAGCGCTTCAAGGAACTGGCCGACAAAAAGAAAGATGTCTACGACGGAGATATCGTGGCCTTGATCCAGCAAGAGATCACCGGTGCGGGCGCCGATCAAGATGCTTGGAAACTGGTCAGCTACGATGTCTACAACAGCAGCAGCCGACCACCCAAAGTACGCCTAACGCTGTCGCGCGGCGGTCAGGAATCGACAACCGAGGTCGAACAGGGCGATGGTCCCATCGACGCGGCTTTTTGGGCCGTTGAAAAGCTGACTGGCGTCAAAGTCGTATGCAAAGAATTTCGATTGCAATCGGCAACACTGGGGCGGGATGCACAAGGTGAAGTATTGGTGGAAATTGAACATGAGGATCAGAGCTACAAAGGCACCGGCGTGTCTACCGACTCCGTCGAAGCCACTATCACCGCTATGCTGGCAGCCATCAACCGTATCCTGGCCTGCAAGCAAAAGTGA
- a CDS encoding ABC transporter ATP-binding protein, which produces MNVSSPCGSPPASQIPFDVDTMIPMQTLPPAIDIQCLTHHYGQRLALNELNLQVARGQIFALLGPNGSGKSTLFRILSTVMPFENGRAGVLGYDVRQQAMTVRQHLGVVFQSPSLDRKLTVRENLRCQAALYGVRGAELTSKLEQLCNQFGLQHRLADRVDTLSGGLQRRVELAKALLHRPQLLLMDEPSTGLDPAARLDLWHLLRRLQSENNMTVAITTHLLDEADKADSIAILDRGVNVASGRPDQLRSQLGAQVLSITTVNPQPMLDWLAQQSVEARQSGREIRVSGTGVAQLVAPLSQRFPEDLQSLTIGKPSLEDVFIARTGHRFNGSVGWDVAGDKHPESIRI; this is translated from the coding sequence ATGAACGTATCTAGCCCCTGCGGCAGTCCGCCAGCATCGCAAATACCGTTTGATGTGGACACAATGATTCCTATGCAGACCCTGCCACCGGCCATCGACATTCAGTGCTTGACGCATCACTACGGCCAGCGCTTGGCCCTAAATGAACTGAACTTGCAAGTGGCCCGCGGTCAGATATTCGCGCTGCTTGGCCCCAATGGCAGCGGCAAGTCGACTCTGTTTCGCATTCTGTCGACGGTGATGCCGTTTGAGAATGGTCGAGCCGGTGTGCTGGGCTACGATGTGCGTCAGCAAGCAATGACCGTCCGCCAGCATCTGGGAGTCGTGTTTCAATCGCCCAGCTTGGATCGCAAATTGACAGTGCGCGAGAATCTACGCTGTCAAGCGGCGCTGTACGGCGTGCGCGGTGCCGAGTTGACGAGCAAGCTCGAACAGCTCTGTAACCAGTTTGGCCTGCAGCATCGGCTAGCGGATCGAGTGGACACGTTATCCGGCGGCTTGCAGCGGCGCGTAGAACTTGCCAAAGCGCTGCTGCATCGACCTCAGTTACTATTGATGGACGAACCTAGCACCGGCTTGGACCCGGCGGCCCGACTGGATTTATGGCATCTACTGCGCCGGCTTCAATCCGAAAACAACATGACCGTTGCGATAACCACACATCTGCTGGACGAAGCTGACAAAGCTGACTCAATCGCCATTTTGGACCGTGGAGTCAATGTCGCCAGCGGTCGCCCCGATCAATTGCGTAGCCAGTTGGGCGCGCAAGTATTGAGCATCACCACGGTCAATCCTCAGCCGATGTTGGATTGGCTGGCACAACAGTCTGTTGAAGCTCGCCAATCAGGCCGCGAGATTCGCGTTTCCGGAACGGGCGTCGCGCAGTTGGTTGCCCCGCTGTCGCAACGATTTCCCGAAGACCTCCAGTCACTGACGATTGGCAAACCCAGTTTGGAAGACGTCTTCATCGCCCGCACCGGCCACCGCTTCAACGGCAGCGTAGGGTGGGATGTAGCAGGGGACAAACATCCCGAATCAATTAGGATTTAG
- a CDS encoding sigma-70 family RNA polymerase sigma factor produces the protein MSAPEANALDESTGSVDCSRWIERQYEDLHRMAAAYLKNEQNTVSLSPTVLIHELYLRLPAEQTGLLTRNHFFALAAGTMRRALVDQARHRRRKKRGGGANKRSLADWDAISFQDSDDVLAIDEALQALERIDARQSQIVELRFFGGLTVAEVAQRLNLSKRTVEADWTMAKAWLRRWLDSQDL, from the coding sequence GTGAGTGCTCCAGAGGCAAACGCGCTCGATGAATCGACGGGCTCTGTCGATTGTTCGCGGTGGATCGAGCGCCAGTATGAAGATCTGCATCGAATGGCAGCCGCCTATTTGAAGAACGAGCAGAATACGGTTTCGTTATCACCCACAGTGTTGATCCACGAGCTGTATTTGCGACTGCCCGCAGAGCAGACCGGCCTGCTGACTCGAAACCATTTCTTCGCCCTGGCTGCCGGGACGATGCGGCGAGCTTTGGTTGACCAGGCCCGTCATCGTCGACGCAAGAAACGTGGTGGCGGAGCAAACAAAAGAAGCCTGGCAGATTGGGACGCGATTAGCTTTCAAGATTCCGACGATGTACTGGCCATCGACGAAGCGCTCCAGGCGCTCGAGCGCATCGATGCGCGACAGTCGCAAATTGTGGAACTGCGTTTTTTTGGCGGGTTGACAGTGGCCGAGGTTGCACAGCGGCTCAATCTCAGCAAGCGAACGGTGGAAGCCGATTGGACGATGGCCAAGGCGTGGTTGCGGCGATGGCTTGATTCGCAGGATCTGTAG
- a CDS encoding ABC transporter permease, whose product MLAVREWRRFFRQRQRVMAALGQPILFWLLFGTGLQSSFRSGDQDFMTYYLPGTVGLILLFTSIFTTISIIEDRREGFLQGVLVAPVPRWTIVAGKIIGGALIAWVQAMLFLALAVAIGHVELSASLLAAGILMILAALALTAVGTFFAWPMESTQGFHAVMSLVLMPMWLLSGAFFPVPVAQTLLSGSWLMHWIMRCNPLTYTMAGLRHLLSDPSASIHVTNGSWLASLGTCWLATVAFVVLSFVAAWWVVVHRNASAS is encoded by the coding sequence ATGTTGGCTGTTCGCGAATGGCGGAGATTTTTTCGCCAGCGGCAACGCGTGATGGCCGCGCTGGGGCAGCCCATCTTGTTCTGGTTGTTGTTTGGAACGGGGCTACAATCCAGCTTCCGCAGTGGTGACCAAGATTTCATGACTTACTATCTGCCGGGCACCGTCGGACTGATTCTGCTGTTTACGTCGATTTTCACCACCATCTCCATCATTGAAGACCGGCGCGAAGGCTTTTTGCAGGGCGTGTTAGTCGCCCCCGTGCCGCGCTGGACGATCGTCGCCGGCAAGATTATCGGCGGTGCATTGATAGCCTGGGTACAAGCCATGCTGTTCTTGGCGCTGGCTGTTGCCATTGGGCACGTCGAACTGTCGGCCAGTTTGTTGGCTGCTGGCATACTGATGATCTTGGCTGCGCTTGCTTTGACGGCCGTAGGCACCTTCTTCGCCTGGCCCATGGAATCGACTCAGGGCTTCCACGCCGTCATGAGTCTGGTGCTGATGCCTATGTGGCTGCTCAGTGGAGCCTTTTTCCCTGTGCCCGTTGCACAAACGCTGCTCAGTGGCTCGTGGCTGATGCACTGGATCATGCGCTGCAATCCGCTCACCTACACCATGGCCGGCCTGCGGCACCTGTTGAGCGATCCGTCGGCCAGTATTCACGTGACCAACGGGAGTTGGTTAGCAAGTCTGGGGACATGCTGGCTAGCCACCGTTGCCTTCGTCGTACTTTCCTTCGTCGCCGCCTGGTGGGTTGTCGTGCATCGCAATGCATCCGCCTCCTAA
- a CDS encoding DUF1559 domain-containing protein: MSVRSITWSNRHVIRGGGFTLVELLVVIAIIGALVGLLLPAVQAAREASRRMSCSNNLRQLGIAAHNYHSAYSLLPPGSVAKQHPSSPTVPWTFYRWSALASLSPHLENTAAYNALDLTLPLYSANLAVTAQNVEGSRVMVPTFLCPSDGAQRLHDSFGPTNYAFTTGTGAGGGTPLDTDGTLYVNSKTRLEDITDGTSQTLIASESILGQAGAQARDPRVGYRFVFSAPLTDAGCNLAPTWNYSDPRGFSWVNGEYRNGLYNHYYLPNSQTADCIGVFLGGGFPTIYTPFGWKTARSRHAAGVNALRADGSVAFISDRVDLEAWRAMATRRGGEILAPL, translated from the coding sequence ATGTCCGTACGATCAATAACTTGGTCGAATCGCCATGTCATTCGTGGTGGCGGTTTTACTTTGGTGGAATTGCTAGTGGTCATCGCCATAATTGGTGCGCTGGTCGGTTTGTTGTTGCCCGCTGTTCAAGCGGCCCGGGAAGCCAGTCGTCGAATGAGCTGCAGTAACAATCTGCGGCAATTGGGTATCGCCGCGCATAACTATCATTCGGCATACAGCCTACTGCCGCCGGGCAGCGTCGCTAAGCAGCATCCCTCCTCCCCCACCGTGCCTTGGACATTCTATCGCTGGTCGGCTTTGGCCTCGCTGTCTCCTCACCTGGAAAACACCGCTGCCTATAACGCTCTGGACCTAACGCTACCCCTGTACAGCGCCAACTTGGCCGTTACGGCTCAGAATGTCGAGGGGTCGCGAGTCATGGTGCCCACATTTTTGTGCCCCAGTGATGGGGCGCAGCGTCTGCACGACAGCTTTGGTCCGACCAACTATGCGTTCACGACGGGAACCGGTGCTGGTGGCGGCACTCCGCTGGATACCGATGGAACGTTGTATGTGAACTCAAAGACGCGACTGGAAGACATCACTGACGGAACGTCGCAAACGTTGATCGCGTCAGAAAGCATACTCGGCCAAGCAGGCGCCCAAGCTCGTGACCCTCGCGTAGGGTATCGCTTTGTATTCTCAGCTCCACTTACCGACGCAGGATGCAACTTGGCACCAACCTGGAACTATTCTGATCCACGCGGTTTTTCGTGGGTCAACGGCGAGTATCGCAATGGCTTGTACAACCACTATTACTTGCCGAATTCACAAACCGCTGATTGCATTGGCGTATTTTTGGGGGGAGGATTTCCAACCATCTACACCCCCTTTGGCTGGAAGACGGCTCGCAGTCGCCATGCAGCAGGTGTCAATGCTTTGCGGGCTGATGGATCAGTGGCCTTTATTTCAGATCGCGTGGACTTGGAAGCATGGCGTGCCATGGCCACCCGACGCGGCGGCGAAATATTAGCGCCGCTCTGA
- a CDS encoding Gfo/Idh/MocA family oxidoreductase, whose protein sequence is MISRRNFLAASAAASALTGNAVAQDSSNAGSQRLRVGVMGLSRGLALAIDLAGLPGVEVAYLCEVDDDRLASAARSFTEQRGRTPQTVKDFRKILDDKSVDALVCAAPNHWHAPATIMACKAGKHVYVEKPCSHNPLEGQWMVAAAERFDRCVQMGTQRRSAPGTLAAIEKLHSGTIGKIHLSRCYYHALRGPIGKAADGTPPTQLDYDLWQGPAPRRPYRTNYVHYNWHWFWHWGGGELANNGVHGLDLCRWGLQVDYPTRTVSSGGRYWYDDDQETPDTQSACFEFADGKQITWQAMSCNKRHIDFFCAFYGDQGSLELDGDGNYRIYDRQDKLIEEGGETAVGQIQHLTNFVDCVRRGDRGQLNQPILEAHKSTLLCHLGNIAQRTGRTVNTDPTTGQILGDAQQLELWSRDYDPAWKEQVSMS, encoded by the coding sequence ATGATTTCACGTCGCAATTTTCTGGCGGCTTCGGCAGCCGCATCAGCGCTGACCGGAAACGCGGTCGCACAAGATTCTTCAAACGCCGGGTCGCAGCGCCTGCGCGTTGGGGTGATGGGACTCAGTCGCGGACTGGCCCTGGCTATCGACTTGGCTGGACTGCCGGGTGTTGAGGTAGCGTATCTGTGCGAAGTTGACGATGATCGACTGGCCAGCGCTGCCCGCAGCTTTACCGAGCAGCGTGGCAGAACTCCGCAAACCGTCAAAGACTTTCGCAAAATTCTGGATGACAAATCAGTCGATGCATTGGTGTGTGCGGCACCCAATCACTGGCACGCGCCAGCGACGATCATGGCCTGCAAAGCGGGCAAGCACGTCTATGTGGAAAAGCCCTGCAGCCACAATCCACTAGAAGGGCAGTGGATGGTAGCAGCTGCCGAGCGATTTGATCGCTGCGTGCAAATGGGCACTCAGCGCCGCAGTGCACCGGGAACGCTTGCAGCCATCGAGAAGCTACATTCGGGCACCATTGGCAAAATTCACTTATCGCGCTGCTATTACCACGCTCTACGAGGTCCAATTGGCAAAGCTGCCGACGGTACGCCGCCTACACAATTGGACTATGACCTGTGGCAGGGGCCGGCTCCCCGCCGGCCCTACCGGACCAATTACGTGCACTACAACTGGCATTGGTTTTGGCATTGGGGCGGAGGCGAGCTAGCGAACAACGGTGTCCACGGTCTTGACTTGTGCCGCTGGGGATTGCAAGTCGATTACCCAACGCGCACGGTCAGCTCTGGAGGTCGCTACTGGTACGACGACGATCAAGAGACGCCCGACACGCAATCAGCATGTTTTGAATTTGCCGACGGCAAACAAATCACTTGGCAGGCAATGTCCTGCAACAAGCGCCACATCGACTTTTTCTGCGCATTTTATGGCGATCAAGGTAGTTTAGAATTGGACGGCGATGGAAACTATCGTATTTACGATCGTCAGGACAAACTGATCGAAGAGGGTGGCGAGACCGCCGTTGGCCAAATTCAGCACCTGACCAACTTCGTCGATTGCGTGCGCCGAGGGGATCGCGGCCAACTGAATCAGCCGATCTTGGAAGCGCACAAGAGTACGCTGTTGTGCCACTTGGGCAATATCGCGCAGCGAACCGGCCGCACTGTAAACACCGATCCTACCACCGGTCAGATCCTAGGCGATGCACAGCAATTAGAACTGTGGAGCCGCGATTATGATCCGGCTTGGAAGGAACAAGTCAGCATGAGCTAA
- a CDS encoding serine/threonine protein kinase, with the protein MNAQLHQRAKQLFAELCDLSREVQAQRLAELEPAAPEVVQEVRSLLNFHTLRTTRIPEIPAPKIRTRSTLSATYQSSLSSRLRYLFRWLWPTLLLGLIGLMAGYWTSNRVQASLRSMLSQRLTEQIDQHVIDLRQWESQMIDQALAWSRQENVVAPIRQLLELSRPIADDDSQQLQAVLCQAEAYEALQQQLRSLAGNSVRFAVWDRRMITVADWNQKSRPEVVGSFVTPAGAAMLTPVLRGQARMYLQSQSQAISENYRLQDNESELSVFLPITDTTGSVAAVLMVRGYGLDEAFNALVARWSTQGVGETYLVSDRGALLTKSRYAESLEQFDLATTNSLGSKQILIRDPGVNLLAGQLPDLIPTAWPPTLLAQQLTSGNNGMSVDGYRNYVGETVVGAWRWIPSHELGIAFEERAADAFGMATHVRRTIAGLTGLFTLALGGLTLLWMLRTSRYLQADLSDVGPYQVQELLGEGGMGRVYLAEHALLCRQSAVKVLSGPAVDQTAISRFEREVQLASQLTHPNTIAIYDFGRNQEGLFYYAMEYINGAHLGQLVEYSGALHPGRCIFILKQLCRALAEAHEVGVVHRDIKPQNIMVCNRGGEPDFVKLFDYGLVKAFAPGVSPTASQTKIVVGTPRFMAPERLKAPWLADPRVDIYSVGALAYFLLTGNLPPLFTLSGPSAHEQPGIETLDLPSAVVPFGELLGMCLSTDPSERPSSMQSLLDELEELSQRFPWSRQDSVVWWINHQAKLLQLVKSKRQKLAAKMAR; encoded by the coding sequence TTGAATGCTCAATTGCATCAACGCGCCAAGCAGCTATTCGCGGAACTGTGTGATTTGTCGCGAGAAGTTCAAGCGCAACGCTTAGCCGAACTGGAGCCTGCGGCTCCCGAAGTGGTTCAGGAAGTCCGCTCGCTACTCAACTTCCATACTCTGCGCACCACGCGCATCCCGGAAATCCCGGCGCCCAAGATCCGCACCCGATCAACACTCAGCGCGACCTACCAATCTAGCTTGAGCAGCCGCTTACGATATCTTTTTCGCTGGCTGTGGCCAACGCTGCTGCTTGGTTTGATCGGCCTCATGGCGGGATACTGGACCAGTAACCGTGTACAGGCGTCATTGCGCAGCATGTTATCGCAAAGGTTGACCGAGCAGATCGACCAACACGTAATCGACTTGCGGCAATGGGAATCGCAAATGATCGATCAGGCTTTGGCGTGGTCGCGCCAGGAGAATGTCGTGGCACCCATCCGGCAGTTGTTGGAGTTGTCCAGACCAATTGCTGATGACGATTCGCAACAGCTGCAGGCGGTGTTGTGCCAGGCAGAAGCTTACGAAGCGCTTCAGCAGCAGTTGCGATCTCTGGCAGGTAACTCGGTTCGATTTGCCGTTTGGGATCGCCGCATGATTACTGTGGCCGATTGGAATCAGAAGAGCAGACCAGAGGTCGTAGGGTCGTTTGTGACCCCTGCCGGCGCGGCCATGCTAACCCCGGTTCTGCGCGGACAAGCTCGAATGTATCTGCAATCACAGAGTCAAGCGATATCTGAAAACTACCGACTGCAGGACAACGAATCAGAACTGTCTGTGTTTTTGCCCATTACGGATACAACGGGCTCGGTTGCAGCGGTCTTGATGGTTCGGGGGTATGGATTGGACGAGGCCTTCAATGCTCTGGTAGCTCGCTGGAGTACGCAGGGCGTGGGCGAGACATACTTGGTCAGTGATCGCGGTGCGCTACTCACCAAGAGCCGCTACGCCGAATCGCTCGAACAGTTCGATCTAGCCACTACCAACAGCCTGGGCTCCAAGCAGATACTAATTCGCGATCCAGGTGTGAATCTATTGGCCGGACAATTGCCCGACTTGATTCCCACAGCTTGGCCACCAACGCTACTGGCCCAGCAATTGACCAGTGGCAACAACGGGATGAGCGTCGATGGCTATCGCAACTATGTTGGCGAAACGGTTGTCGGTGCTTGGCGGTGGATTCCGTCTCACGAACTGGGAATCGCCTTCGAAGAACGCGCCGCAGATGCTTTTGGCATGGCGACCCATGTGCGACGTACCATCGCTGGCTTAACAGGACTATTTACGCTGGCCCTGGGTGGGCTAACGCTTCTATGGATGTTAAGAACATCGCGCTATCTTCAGGCTGACCTGAGCGATGTCGGTCCGTATCAAGTACAAGAGCTACTGGGTGAAGGCGGCATGGGCCGAGTTTACCTGGCTGAACACGCCCTGCTGTGCCGACAGTCGGCGGTGAAAGTCTTGAGCGGTCCAGCCGTGGACCAAACGGCCATCAGTCGGTTTGAACGCGAGGTGCAATTAGCCAGCCAGTTGACTCATCCTAACACCATCGCCATCTATGATTTTGGGCGCAACCAAGAAGGGCTGTTTTACTATGCCATGGAATACATCAACGGAGCGCATCTCGGCCAGCTTGTTGAGTACTCAGGAGCGCTGCATCCCGGTCGCTGTATTTTTATTCTCAAACAACTGTGCCGGGCACTGGCCGAAGCGCATGAAGTCGGCGTCGTCCATCGCGACATCAAGCCCCAAAACATTATGGTCTGCAATCGTGGCGGCGAACCCGACTTTGTAAAACTTTTTGATTATGGACTGGTCAAAGCCTTTGCGCCGGGCGTCAGTCCAACCGCCAGCCAGACCAAGATTGTGGTCGGTACGCCGCGTTTTATGGCTCCCGAGCGGCTGAAAGCTCCGTGGCTGGCCGATCCCCGCGTCGATATATATTCCGTGGGTGCCCTGGCCTATTTTTTGCTCACCGGCAACCTGCCGCCGTTGTTTACGCTCAGCGGACCTAGTGCCCATGAACAGCCTGGAATCGAAACGCTGGACTTGCCCAGTGCAGTTGTTCCCTTCGGCGAGCTGCTTGGAATGTGTTTGTCTACGGATCCGTCTGAACGTCCTTCAAGCATGCAGTCGCTGCTGGATGAACTGGAGGAGCTTTCGCAGCGTTTTCCGTGGTCTCGACAAGACTCGGTCGTTTGGTGGATCAACCACCAGGCCAAACTGCTACAACTTGTGAAAAGCAAACGCCAGAAGCTGGCGGCCAAAATGGCACGCTAG
- a CDS encoding redoxin family protein → MTLRGLLVACMLVAASTAIHAVEPLDQDSIRPIGSTVDDLKFTDIRGLGRNLKELGQHQATVFVFTTTTCPLVRKYLPKLVELSAEFKSRGVQFVAVNVGADDTVKQMASQAIDFSLPFYSVKDFDCSCAKALGVKVTPEVVVLDAANTIRYRGRIDDQMRVGGAKPSASREDLRIALEEILEGKSVSVSSTPADGCRITEPVKPTLPSSDITWSSTIGSLIHAKCTGCHQAGTAAPFELRHYDEVVGNAEMIAEVVKLETMPPWYAARQHGHFQNDTSLSVDEKRTLLAWIDAGCPAGDLNASPTPPAPIQSEWRIGEPDLILTMTEEHTIEPTGFIPYKYVMLPHIFREETWVEAFEIKPLNTAVVHHCNMFHMSKDGAGVNTFITGYVPGGQPLDLGHYDNGVAYRLPAGASLGLQIHYTTIGTEQKAKIQVGLRFPRREIRKKLHHFVVDPRGWSITPGDPAFRIEGKYTLPHNANLLGLFTHMHVRGRDMTYFAVQEGQEPETLLQIPNFNFEWQLGYEIAVGQKVFPKGTQIRVVAHYDNSPFNPYNPDPSDTVEYGPQTIHEMFNGFAFYVDNDEQLSLRVNPENGQVIN, encoded by the coding sequence ATGACTCTCCGTGGACTATTGGTCGCGTGCATGTTGGTAGCCGCATCTACTGCAATTCATGCCGTCGAACCGCTCGATCAGGATTCCATTCGCCCCATTGGCAGCACGGTAGATGATCTGAAGTTCACCGATATTCGTGGACTTGGTCGTAACCTCAAGGAGCTGGGGCAGCATCAAGCCACAGTCTTTGTTTTCACGACCACCACCTGTCCGTTGGTCCGCAAATACTTGCCGAAGTTGGTGGAGCTGAGCGCCGAATTTAAGTCGCGTGGCGTCCAATTTGTGGCGGTCAATGTCGGAGCGGATGATACAGTCAAGCAGATGGCATCGCAGGCGATAGACTTCAGTTTGCCGTTCTACTCAGTTAAAGACTTTGATTGTTCGTGCGCTAAGGCGCTGGGAGTCAAGGTAACGCCTGAGGTGGTGGTGCTGGATGCTGCAAATACAATCCGTTATCGCGGTCGGATCGATGATCAAATGCGAGTGGGCGGAGCAAAGCCCTCGGCGTCCCGAGAAGACCTGAGAATTGCTTTAGAAGAGATTCTGGAAGGCAAGTCGGTCAGCGTCAGTAGCACGCCCGCCGATGGCTGCCGTATCACCGAGCCGGTCAAACCGACTCTACCCAGTAGCGACATCACTTGGTCCAGTACTATTGGCTCGCTGATTCACGCCAAATGCACCGGCTGCCATCAGGCGGGTACGGCAGCTCCGTTTGAACTGAGGCATTATGACGAAGTCGTAGGCAATGCCGAGATGATTGCCGAGGTCGTCAAACTGGAAACCATGCCGCCCTGGTATGCGGCGCGCCAGCATGGCCACTTCCAAAACGATACTTCGTTGTCGGTCGACGAAAAGCGGACTCTGCTGGCATGGATTGATGCGGGGTGCCCCGCCGGCGATTTGAACGCCAGCCCGACCCCTCCGGCACCAATTCAGTCTGAATGGCGGATTGGCGAACCGGATCTCATCCTGACGATGACCGAAGAGCATACGATCGAGCCCACCGGCTTTATTCCTTACAAATATGTGATGTTGCCACATATTTTTCGCGAGGAGACCTGGGTGGAAGCGTTTGAGATTAAACCGCTCAATACTGCCGTGGTACACCACTGCAATATGTTTCACATGTCCAAGGATGGCGCCGGTGTGAATACGTTCATTACCGGTTACGTTCCAGGTGGCCAGCCCTTGGATCTGGGGCACTACGACAACGGTGTGGCCTATCGGCTGCCGGCAGGAGCTTCACTGGGTTTGCAAATTCACTACACTACGATTGGCACTGAACAGAAGGCTAAAATCCAGGTCGGGCTGCGTTTCCCGCGCCGTGAGATTCGTAAGAAGCTGCACCACTTTGTAGTGGACCCACGCGGTTGGAGTATTACTCCCGGGGATCCCGCGTTCCGTATTGAGGGTAAGTATACTTTGCCTCACAACGCGAATTTGTTGGGACTGTTTACGCATATGCACGTTCGCGGTCGCGACATGACCTACTTTGCTGTTCAGGAAGGTCAAGAGCCAGAAACATTGTTGCAGATTCCGAATTTCAATTTTGAATGGCAGCTCGGATACGAAATTGCTGTTGGTCAGAAAGTTTTCCCCAAGGGAACTCAGATTCGTGTGGTGGCGCACTACGACAACTCACCATTCAATCCTTACAACCCTGACCCCAGCGACACCGTCGAGTATGGCCCGCAAACCATACATGAAATGTTCAACGGCTTTGCTTTCTATGTGGACAACGACGAGCAACTCAGCTTGCGAGTCAATCCCGAAAACGGCCAAGTGATTAACTAG